The DNA sequence AACAGGTGCAGAACGAGATTTTGCAGGACGATGAAGTGTTGCTGGAGTTTTTTCTCGGCGAGCGCGCCCTCTACAGCTTCGTCATCGGCCGGAAGAAGTTCTATCCCTTTCTCCTCCGGATTGACCGCGGCAAACTGAGCGCCAGGGTGGAGCAGCTCATCGCCTCCCTGCAGGGCGGCGCCGCCTCCGCTTTCGATCAGGCGCTGGCGTATCAACTTTACCAGATTCTCATTCAGCCGCTGGAGACACGCATTGCAGCGGCCAATCAGAACCGGGAACTGGCGGCGTTGATCATTGTGCCCGACGGCATTCTCCACTATCTGCCGTTCGAGGTGCTCGTGACGCAGGCGCCCGCCGCCAGCGGCACGGCCCGGTCAACGGCTGCCTTTCTACTCGACCGTTACCCGCTGAGCTATTCTCCCAGTGCAGGGTTGTTGCACAACGTCAGCAAAGGCGGCCCGGTCAGTTACGCCGGGGAACTGCTGGCGTTCGCGCCTTTTGCCGGGGCCAGCAACAACAATATTGCACGCGTGCCTGTGAGTTATCTCGATAATCTTGCGCCGGCGGGCCAGGCGGTTGTCCCGGCAGCCCGTGCGCCGGCCCTGCCCTATTCCGCGCAGGAGATCAAGATGATCAGCGCGCACAGCAAAAACGTGCAAGCCCGGCTGAACGCCGAGGCCACCCGTGAACAGTGGCAGCGCCATGCCGCGGGCCATCGCTTTCTGCATTTGGCAACCTTCGGCTACCTCGAGCCCGAGGAACCGCTGCAATCGGCTTTCCTGCTGAGCGATGGCTTTGTGCGGGTGGCCGAGCTCTACAACATGAATCTCCAAGCCGACCTTGCGGTGTTGAGCGCCAGCACCACCAGAGTGCAAAGCACGAGCAGCGGCCAGGACTTGAGCGCTCTGGCCAGCGCTTTCTTTTATGCCGGCACACGATCTTTGCTCCTGAGCCTGTGGCGCATGGAAGAGCGCTCTGCCGCAGAGTTGCTCGCGCAGTTCTATGCCAATTTGAATCGCGGCATGAGCAAGGCGGCGGCCCTGCGCGATGCCAAGCGCCGCATGCGGACGGGGGCCGCCAGCCAGCCCTCCCGCTGGGCGCCGTTTGTGTTGCTGGGTGCGCGCTGAAGCATGCGGGTTTACAATTCTGTTATTGCGTAACTCCTGCCATCTCCGGAAGCAGCCTCGTGATGCAGTCTCACCGTGAAACATCCAGCCATTTTTACCGCCGGTTTAACTTCAGCATTACGTGACGCCATCGGCCGCCGGGCACTGGCACTGATTTTGTCGTGCCTGTTACCCCCACGACTTGCCGCAAACCTGCGGCTGCAAGGGCGGCGACGCCACTGCTGCCAGGACGCCCTTGTGAAAGTGGAATTCAGACCGTGGTGAACACGACGCAAGCGCTGTCCGGCTCGTCCATCTCACCACACAACAGACCCCGATCATTCGAGGCCGCCACCATGCCTGCTTTGCACGCGCATCCTGATGCGATGGCCACGCTGGCTTCCACTACCGCCGCCTTTTGGCAACCTGCCGCTCCATTGCCGGAACAAAGTGATTGGCTCGGCGCCCTTTGCGAGGCGCTGCCCGGAGCCGTCTGCTGTGTCGATGAAGCTTTGATCGTGCAGTATTGGAATCAGGCCATGGCGCGGCTGGTGGGGGTGACGCACAGGCAGGCGCTGCACAAGCCGGTGTTCTCGCTGGTGCCGAGTGGTTTCGAGCAGAGCCTGCGGGGTGAGTTGCAGCGCCTGTTCGAGAGCGCGCACCGCGAGCAGGGGGAAAACGCGAAGTTGCCCCTGCACCTGCAGGGCGAGTTTCAACAACAGCATGGCAACGGTCCGGGCTTCACCTTCCGCTATCATCTCAGCATGCTGCCCTGGACCGGCGGGCAGCGCCTGGCGATGCTGGCCCTGAGTGAAATTCCCCAGGGCCGTCTCCGACACCGGCAGAATCAACTGCTCGAACGACTTCTCCTGCTCGGCAGGCTCAACACCAGCGTTGCCCATGAACTGGCGGGTGCGCTCGATGTGATCTGCCATCGCCTGGATGACCTGCTGGCGCTCGCCACACCCGGCGGCAATCGCGAGCTGGAAGCGGGCCTGCATGACATCATCACCCAGGTCTATCGCATCAGCTATCTCACCAACAACATGGTCAGCCTGGCGCGCGATGCCTCGGCACACCTGGTTGCGCTCGATCTCAACGACGCCATTCTGGAAGCGCTCGCCCTGTTGCAACAAACCATGGGGCATGAGGTCTTGTGCACCATGGTGCTCGCTCCCAACCTGCCACCGGTCACCGGCGATGCCATTTTGCTGCAGGTGGCGCTGCAGAATCTGCTGAAATACGCGATCCTCGCGGCCGGTGAAGATGCCGTCCCCAAGGTGCAAACCGAGCCGCTGCCCCACGGCGGAGGGGTGGTGATGCGTCTGGAAGATCGCGGCACCACCCGCGATGCTGAAACGCTCGAGCGTTTTTTCGATCCGGTTTTCAGTGCGGAGAAATTCGGTCTGGGGGTGGGTCTGGGACTGTTCCTGAGCCGGCGGATCATCGAGGCTCATGATGGCGAGATCAGGGTGCGGCCGCACGAAGCGCACGGCACGGAGATCGTCATTTCGTTTCCCTCAGTCCGGGGGTGAGGCGTCCGGCGGTCTGCCGGCGCCGGTGTTTTGCTGGGCCTCCCACAGCTTCAAATACAGGGCGAGTTTCACCATTGCCGTCACCAGCGCCAGAACCAGTCCATGCTGGCCATCGCGCCAGCCGTGATGCGCGACGAATTTGTTCCAAAACGCCGCCAGCGGCCGGAAAAAGAAATCCCACCAATGCACGCGCCGGCCGGCGCGATCCCGTGCTTCCAGTGAACTGTAGCGATTCATGCGCGCCAAACTCTCCTCCAGCGTGCGATGGGTGTCGTGCAGCAAGTCGTGCTGGAGGTAACCCCGGGTGCCTGTCACGAGAAAGCCCTCATGCGCATGCTTTTGACTCACCCGCGTGCGGGCGGCGCGAAACAGACGCAGTTGATGGCCGGGATACCATCCGCCATGCCGCATGAATTTCCCCAGAAACGTGCTCAAGCGCGGTATGTAGTAACCGTCCGCCCGTGGGTTTTGCAAAACCGCCTGGATTTCGGCGGCCAGCGCGGGCGTGACCCGCTCATCAGTATCGAGGCTCAAAACCCATTCTCCCCGCGCTTGCTCCAGGGCAAACTGCTTTTGTGCGGCAAATCCCGGCCATGGTCTGACGAACAGTCGGACTTCGGCACCGCCGTGGCGGCGCTGGGCCTCCGCGAATTCACGGCACAGCGCCTGCGTGTCATCGGTGCTTTCACCATCCACGATGATGATCTCATCGGCAAAGGCCACACTCGCCAGACAATCGCCCAACAGATGTGCCTCGTTTTGGGTGATGATAATCACCGAGAGCCGGGGCGCCCCCGGCGTCTTGTCCCTGCGCCCTGCCGGTGACTCTGCGGCAAGCTCTTTCATGTGAAATCTTGCAAAGTGTCGGGGAAGATGTCTGGTGCGGCAGGCGCCGCGACCCAATTCAAACACCGCGCCGCAACGCTTGCCAGGCTTGCATGTCTTTGCACACTTGGTGGCCCGGCGGTTTCACCAACGTCGCGGGCGTGGTCGTTTTTCGCCCAACGCGGGCCGGCAACAACCAACAAGAAAATCTCCAGCGGACGGAAGAACCCAACTGTTGCAGTTTTATCCGTTGGGCTCTTTCCATCAGTTGGAAAAATCTTTGCTTTTTTACACAGATTAAACTCTAAAGAGCGCAACGCAGGCAGGCTGAAAGCTTGCGCTACAAAAATCTTCACGATCGTGACAGCTTTTCCAGAGCACTATATCCCTCCCAAAACGTTCCACTCCGGCTGAGCCGGAGTTTTCCACGCCGGAGGTCGAGAAGGCGCCGGGGACATTGAGGCAACGGCCGAACCCTTGCAGGAGTATTTTCTCCAAAGTTCGTGATTTCGCAGGGGCACAATGTAACATTGTCAAACTATAACTTCGCCTGCTCCATCTTGTACTCGCGACTCATTCCACCGCCGCCCGGCCCTCCGCAACCTCCCTCACGAGTGGTTGCATTGCCAGACTGCTCTTCACCGCCGCCAGCACCTGCGCCACCTCCAGCTTTTGCATGCAATCATGCGTTTTGAGGCGGCAGGTTACCCCGTTGCAGCCGAGACAAGCCAGGCCTTCCCGCCGCACAACTTGGTGGCCTTCTCCCCAGGGCCCCTGCAATTCCGGACGCGTGGGGCCATAGATGCCCACCACCGGTGTCCGCATGGCCGCCGCCAAATGCAGCGGCCCGGAATCATTGGAAACGAGCAAATGCAGCCGTGCCAGCAGTGCCGCCGCTTGCATCAAACTCGTCGGGGGGGCCAGCAACGCCGGCGTTCGCATCATTTCCAAAATCGCTGTTGCTTCCTCGCGCTCCTGCCGGCTGCCCCACAACAGGATGACCCGTGCCGCCAGCTCGCCAGTCAGGCGGTCGCCGAGGGCGGCGAATGAGGCCAGCGGCCAGCGTTTCGTGTACCATCCACCGGAAACATTCAGGCCGATGACCGGCCGCGAATGATCGAATGCCTGCTGCTGCCACCAGGCGTCGATTTCCTTCTGCGCGCCGGCCGCCACCTCCACGTGCAGGGCCCGGCTCACCACGGGAAGCCCCAGGTGGCGCAGGGCATCGAGATTGAATTCGACTTCATGCACGCGATCGCCGCGCGGGGTGACGGGATGGTTATAGGCGAAGCGGCGCACGCGAAATTTGTAGCCCACCCGCACCCTCGCCCCTGTCGCGAAGGTCAGCAACGCGCTGCGTGGATTGCCGAACAGATCGATTACCAGATCATAGCGTCGCCGGCGCAGGTCATGCAGCAGGGCCAGTGGCTTGCGCCAGCTCGCGGCCCTGCGCTCGAGCACGATCACTTCATGTACGGCAGGGTGGTTCTGCACGATGGGTGCCGCCGGCGCCTCCGTCAAAAAGTCGATCACGGTGCCGGGCAGTGCGGCAGCGAGATTGTCCAGCACGGGCGTGGCCAAAATCACATCGCCAATGGCGCGCAGCTTGATGACCAGAATTTTTTTGAACGTGGCGGTAGATGCCATGCGCGAGAGATGAACTTGCGATCCTTGAATGGCAAGCTGGCTCCAATACCGTGCTCACCGGAAGCCGCGCCGCCGTGGCACGGGCGACGGAAGGTAGAAAAAGAAAAGGCAGAACACAACCAGATTGTGCCCTGCCTTTGATTCGCCCCCGCATGTGTGGCAGCCTACTTCATCAAAACGAGTTTGCGCTGCGCCACAAAATCAGCCGCTCGCAAGATATAGAGATACACGCCACTCGCCACGCGCTGCCCGCTGTCATCCCTGCCATCCCACAAGAAGCTGTGGTGCCCGGCCGCAAATCTCCCCTGTGCCAGTTGCTTGATTTGCTCGCCGGTGGTGCTGTAGATCACGAGTGAAATCTCCTGCTCCACCGCCAATCGGAAGCCGATCTGCGTCGTCGGATTGAAGGGGTTGGGATAGTTTTGCGCCAGCTCAAAATCAACGGGCAGCTCACTGGCAATCACGTCAGGCGCGCCAATAATCGGCTTGGGTGCCGCGCCACTGCCGGCGTAGCACTCCAGCTCCGCCACACGATTGTGGCCCTTGTTGTTTTTGTCCATGCGGATGCGGAAATAGCGTGCCGCAAAGGGCGAGGTGAAGGTCACGTCCTGGGTGCCGGAGGTGCCGGCGGTGTTGGTGTAGACTGTGGTCCATTCGCTGTCACTGCTGCCGCCGGTGTTGGAGATTTGGAAGCGGTACTGGGTGGCGTGATAGTTTTGATACCATTTCACCACGCCACGGGTCAGGCTGTATGGCGCGCCGAGATCGACCATCAACCAGGTGTTGGGGTTGTTTTTGCTCACCGAGCCGCTGCGCCAGTAGGAACTGCTCGCGGTGCTGCCATCCACCGCCTTTGCCGGCGAGTAGGTGCTGCTGTAGGTGCTGGAGGCTGAGGCGGTTTTGTTCAAGGCCAGGTTGCCGGAGGGCGGATTGCTGACGGTGATGTACTCCACCTTGGTTTCTTCATCGGTGCCGCAAGCATTGCTGACGCTCAGCACAACGGTATAAGTGCCGGCAGTATTGTAGGTGTGCTGGGGATTCTGCACGCTTGCGGTGCCGCCGTCACCGAAATCCCACGCCCAGGAAGTGGGATTGCCGGTGGATTGATCGGTGAAGGTGACCGTCAGCGGCGCATTGCCGGAGGTCGGCGAGGCGGTGAAGTTCGCCACCGGCGCGACGCAGGGCTCGACGTGAATGTAGTTGACCTTGCTCTCGCTGTGCGAGCCGCACGCGCTGCTGACGGTGAGCTGGACGGTGTAATCGCCGGCGGCGTTGTAGGTGTGCGAGGGGTTTTGCAGCGTCGAGGTGTTGCCGTCACCGAAATCCCATGCCCAGGAGGTGGGGTTGCCGGTGGATTGATCAGTGAAGGTGACGGTGAGCGGGGCATTGCCGAAGGTCGGCGAGGCGGTGAAGTTTGCCACCGGCGTGCCATTGACAGTGATGAAACCGGTTTTGACTTCCTGATCGCTGCATGAATCGTTGGACGCGGTCAGGGTGACGGTGTAGCTGCCGGCAACGGTGTAGGTGTGTGAGGGGTTTTGCAGCGTCGAAGTGTTGCCGTCGCCGAAATCCCACGACCAGCCTGTCACCGTTCCGCTGGAGAGATCGGTGAAATTCACTGTGCCGCCGACGCACTGGGTGGTCGCATCCGCGGAAAAATCAGCCGTGATGTCACACGATGATGCGCCCCCGGGACAGATGGTGAGATAGCTTTGTGCGATATCCTCCCAGGCAATCAAAGCGAAATTTTTGGGCCCGCCATTGTGCTTGGCCAAAAAGCCGTAAGGGAAATTGGGGCCGGCCGGCCGGTTGGTGACGTCCAAACCGTCGGTGCCACCTACTTCCGGCGTGAAGATGGTGGTCACCAGCGTGTGGCTGTGGGGGTTGCCGGGATCCCCCTCGCGGCGGTAAACTTTCACCCGCTTGTTGCCCTGGCTGGAGAGCAGAATGTAACCGGTGCCGCCGGCGCAGCCA is a window from the candidate division KSB1 bacterium genome containing:
- a CDS encoding glycosyltransferase family 2 protein, giving the protein MKELAAESPAGRRDKTPGAPRLSVIIITQNEAHLLGDCLASVAFADEIIIVDGESTDDTQALCREFAEAQRRHGGAEVRLFVRPWPGFAAQKQFALEQARGEWVLSLDTDERVTPALAAEIQAVLQNPRADGYYIPRLSTFLGKFMRHGGWYPGHQLRLFRAARTRVSQKHAHEGFLVTGTRGYLQHDLLHDTHRTLEESLARMNRYSSLEARDRAGRRVHWWDFFFRPLAAFWNKFVAHHGWRDGQHGLVLALVTAMVKLALYLKLWEAQQNTGAGRPPDASPPD
- a CDS encoding discoidin domain-containing protein, translating into MEYITVSNPPSGNLALNKTASASSTYSSTYSPAKAVDGSTASSSYWRSGSVSKNNPNTWLMVDLGAPYSLTRGVVKWYQNYHATQYRFQISNTGGSSDSEWTTVYTNTAGTSGTQDVTFTSPFAARYFRIRMDKNNKGHNRVAELECYAGSGAAPKPIIGAPDVIASELPVDFELAQNYPNPFNPTTQIGFRLAVEQEISLVIYSTTGEQIKQLAQGRFAAGHHSFLWDGRDDSGQRVASGVYLYILRAADFVAQRKLVLMK
- a CDS encoding PAS domain-containing sensor histidine kinase, whose translation is MPALHAHPDAMATLASTTAAFWQPAAPLPEQSDWLGALCEALPGAVCCVDEALIVQYWNQAMARLVGVTHRQALHKPVFSLVPSGFEQSLRGELQRLFESAHREQGENAKLPLHLQGEFQQQHGNGPGFTFRYHLSMLPWTGGQRLAMLALSEIPQGRLRHRQNQLLERLLLLGRLNTSVAHELAGALDVICHRLDDLLALATPGGNRELEAGLHDIITQVYRISYLTNNMVSLARDASAHLVALDLNDAILEALALLQQTMGHEVLCTMVLAPNLPPVTGDAILLQVALQNLLKYAILAAGEDAVPKVQTEPLPHGGGVVMRLEDRGTTRDAETLERFFDPVFSAEKFGLGVGLGLFLSRRIIEAHDGEIRVRPHEAHGTEIVISFPSVRG
- the waaF gene encoding lipopolysaccharide heptosyltransferase II produces the protein MASTATFKKILVIKLRAIGDVILATPVLDNLAAALPGTVIDFLTEAPAAPIVQNHPAVHEVIVLERRAASWRKPLALLHDLRRRRYDLVIDLFGNPRSALLTFATGARVRVGYKFRVRRFAYNHPVTPRGDRVHEVEFNLDALRHLGLPVVSRALHVEVAAGAQKEIDAWWQQQAFDHSRPVIGLNVSGGWYTKRWPLASFAALGDRLTGELAARVILLWGSRQEREEATAILEMMRTPALLAPPTSLMQAAALLARLHLLVSNDSGPLHLAAAMRTPVVGIYGPTRPELQGPWGEGHQVVRREGLACLGCNGVTCRLKTHDCMQKLEVAQVLAAVKSSLAMQPLVREVAEGRAAVE